Sequence from the Streptomyces peucetius genome:
CGGTCAAGCTCGGCGCCAACGAGGACGGCCGCGGCGCCGGCGAGCGCCTGATCGTCGATCCGAGGGACAGTGACACGCTGTGGCTCGGCAGCCGCCACGACGGTCTGTGGCGGTCCACCGACCGCGGCGCCACGTGGGCACGGGCCGACTTCCCCGCGGAGCCCTCCCCGACCGGGCAGGGCGTCACGTTCCTGGTCGCCGCCGGACGCGTGCTGTACGCCTCCTGGGCCGACGGCGGTGCGACCCTGCGCCGCTCCCGCGACGGCGTCCGCTGGGAGGACGTCCCCGGCCTGCCGGGCGGGGCGGCGGCCCGTGTGCCGATCCGAGCGGCGTACGACGAGGCGAGCCACGCGCTCTACGTCACCTTCGCCGACGCGCCGGGTCCCAACGGCCAGAGCGACGGCGGTGTGCACCGGCTCGACACGGTCACCGGCGCCTGGACCGACGTCACCCCCGTCCGCCCCGGCGGCACCGCCGACGACGGGTCGCGCGACACCTTCGCCTACGGCGGTGTCGCCGTCGACGCCCGCCGCCCCGGCACCGTGGTGGTGACGACCAACAACCGCTGGGCGCAGGTCGACACCGTGTTCCGGTCCACCGACGGCGGACGCAGCTGGGTCTCCCTGAAGGACTCCGCCGTCCTGGACGTCTCCGAGACGCCCTACCTCCGCTGGGGCGAGCCGCAGCCCAAGTTCGGCTGGTGGATCCAGACGGTCGCCGTCGACCCGTTCGACTCCCGGCACATCGTCTACGGCACCGGCGCCACCCTCTACGGCACCCGCGACCTGGTCCACTGGGCCCCGGAGATCCGCGGGCTGGAGGAGAGTTCCGTACGGCAGCTGGTGTCCCCGCCGACCGGCAGAGCCCGTCTGATCAGCGGCCTGGGCGACATCGGCGTCATGTACCACGACTCGCTCACCGCCTCGCCCTCGCGCGGCATGGCCGGCAACCCGGTCTTCGGAACCGCCACCGGCCTCGCGCTGGCGGCCCGGAAGCCCTCGTACGTGGTGCGGACCGGCTGGGCCTCCGGCGCAGGCGGCGCGTACTCCCACGACGGCGGCAGGACCTGGCAGCCCTTCAGGAGCCAGCCGGAGATCGCCGCCACCGCCCCCGGGCCGATCGCCGTGAGCGCCGACGGCCGGGTCCTGCTGTGGTCGTTCGTCCACTGGGACGGTTCCACGCACGCCACCCACCGCTCCGCCGACGGTGGAACAACCTGGGCCGAGGTACCCACGTTCCCCAAGGGCGCCACGCCGGTCGCCGATCCCGTGGACCCACGGCACTTCTACGCGTACGACACCGCCGCGGGCACCGTGTACCGCTCGACCGACGGCGGGCGGACGTTCACCGCCGGTGCGGACGGGCTGGCCTCGGGCGACAGCCAGTTCCGGATCGCGGCGGCACCTGGCCGCTGCGGCGACCTGTGGCTCTCGGCCAAATGGAACGGGCTGTTCCGGTCCACCGACGGAGGGCGGACCTTCACCAGGATCACCAGCTGCTGGGCCTCCTACAGCCTCGGCTTCGGCAAGGCCGCCGCCGGCGCCCGTTACCCGGCCGTCTTCCAGGTCGGCGCGACCGAACAGATCACCGCCGTGTACCGGTCCGACGACGAGGGCGCCTCCTGGACGCGGATCAACGACGACGCCCACCAGTGGGGGTGGATCGGGGAGACCATCACCGGCGATCCACGCCGCCACGGCCGCGTCTATCTCGGGACCAACGGCCGCGGCATCCAGTACGCCGACCCTGCCTGACCTCCCCCTTCCCCCGCACCCCTCCCGCGACGAAGCGAGTTCCGGTCATGCCCTCCCTGAACGACGCCACCGGCCGCCGTGTGTTCTTCGGCGGCGACTACAACCCCGAGCAGTGGCCGGAAGAGACCTGGCACGAGGACGTACGGCTGATGAAGCAGGCCGGGGTCAACTCGGTCACGCTCGGGGTGTTCTCCTGGGCCAGGATCGAACCCCGCCCGGGAGCCCGCGAGTTCGGCTGGCTCGACCGGCTGACGGACCTGATGCACGGCAACGGCATCGGTGTTGTCCTCGCCACGCCGACCGCCTCGCCGCCGCCGTGGATGGGCTCCCGGCACCCCGAGACACTGCCGCGCGGCGAGGACGGATCGGTGATCTGGTACGGGTCCCGCCAGCACTTCTGCCCGAGTTCCCCGGTCTACCGGGAGTACGCGGCGGCGATCACCGAGGACCTCGCGGCACGCTACGGCGACCACCCGGCGCTGCGGATGTGGCACATCAACAACGAGTACTGCACGTTTTGCTATTGCGAGGAGACCGCCCGACACTTCCGCCGCTGGCTGCGGGCGAAGTACCCGTCCCTCGACGCCCTCAACGACGCCTGGGGCACCGCCTTCTGGAGCCAGCGCTACGGCGACTGGGAGGAGATCATCCCACCCCGCAGGGCCCAGTACCTGCGCAACCCCGCCTGCACGCTGGACTTCCGGCGGTTCACCTCCGACGCACTCCTCGAGTGCTACGTCGCCGAGCGGGACATCGTCTCGGCCCGCACCCCGCGGCTGCCGGTCACCACCAACTTCATGGCCTTCTGGACCGGTCAGGACGCCTGGCGGTGGGCCGAAGAGGAGGACGTCGTCTCCGTCGACAGCTATCCGGACCCGCGCGATCCGCTGGGCGGGCAGTACGGCGCGATGATCCAGGACATGACCCGCTCGCAGGCGCGCGGGCCGTGGATGCTGATGGAACAGGCGGCGGGACCGGTCAACTTCCGGGGCGTGAACCATCCCAAGCCCCGCGGACTGAACCGCCTCTGGTCGATGCAGGCCGTGGCGCGCGGCGCGGACGCCGTCTGCTACTTCCAGTGGCGGCAGTCCAGGCAGGGCGCGGAGAAGTTCCACTCGGCGATGGTCACCCACGCCGGTGAACAGGGCCGCACGTACCAGGAGATCAAGCAGATCGGCGCGGACCTGTCGGGGATCGGCGAGCATGTCGCAGGCGCCGGTGTGTCCGCCGACGTGGCGATCCTGCACGACTGGAACTCGTGGTGGGCGGGCGACCAGGAGGGCCGGCTGTCCCGCGAACTCGACCACCCGGCCGTCGTCCGGGCCTGGCACCGCGCCCTGTGGGAGGCGGGCCTGGCCACCGACTTCGCCCACCCCGAGCACGACCTCGGCGCCTACCGCCTCGTCGTCGTGCCCCATCTGTACCTGCTGACCGACACCGCCGTCGACAATCTCGTCGGCTACGTCCGCGGCGGCGGCACGCTCGTGTCGGGCTTCCTCACCGGCGCCGCGGACGGTGACAACCGCATCCGGCCCGGCGGCATGGACGAGCGGCTCCGGGAACTCTTCGGCATCGCGACGGTCCACGAATGGTGGCCGCTGGAGGCCGGCGAGACGGTCGATTGCGACGGACCCGAGCCCTTCGAGGGAACCGTGTGGTCGGAGGAACTCCAGGCCTCCACCGCCGACACGGTCGCCGTCTACAGCAGCGGCGAACTCGCCGGACTGCCCGCCGTCCTGCGCCGGGGCAGTGCCTGGTACGTCTCGACACTCCCCGGTCCCGCGCCCCTGCGGGACCTGCTCGCACGCGTCGCCGACGACGCCGGGGTCCGGCCCGTGCTGGCGGACCGGCCGGCCGGGCTGGAGGCAGTACGCCGGGGAGACCTGCTCTTCCTCCTCAACCACGCTCCCGGACCGGTCACCGTCACCGTGCCGGGGCACCACCGGGACCTGCTCACCGGCGAGATGACCGACGGCCCGGTCCGCCTGGGCCGCCACGGCGTGGCCGTACTGAAGGAAGAACGGCCGTGAGGCACGGAACCTGGGAACCGCGCCCTGCGGCGCGGTGGGAGGACGCCTTCCTCAGCGGCAACGGCCGGCACGGCGCCATGGCGTACGGAGACCTCGGCGACGAGCGTGTCGTCGTCAACCACCACACCCTGGTGTGCCCCAACGGGAGCGAGACGGCCGGCCCGCCGGAGCTGGCGGCCGGACTGCGGGAGCTCCAGGACGCGCTGCTGGCCGGTGACACGACGGCCGCCGAGCGCTTCGGGGCCGGGTACCCGCACCTGTGGGTGCAGCCCTTCCACCCCGCCTTCCAGGTCCGCGTCCGGCACACCGGCGTGGTCGCGGCCGGTGCGGGACAGTACCGCAGGGAAGTGGACTTCACCTCCGGCGTGGTGACCGCCGTGCGCGGCGCCTGGCGCAGCGAGGTGTTCGTCTCGCGCGCCGACGACGTGATCGTCCATCGGACGGTGACGGAACCGGGCGGCCTCAGCGCCGACCTCACGCTCGACGAGCACCTGCCCGGCCTTCCCGGCGGGCTGCGGTTCACCCGCTCGACCACCCCGGAGGACGACAAATTTGGCACCGCCCTGCTGTGCCTGCGCACCGACTACCCGAACGGCCGGACCTCCTTCACGGGCACCACCCTGGCCGCCGTCACCGGTGGAAGCACCACGCGGACCGGGAACGGTCTGCGGGTGACCGGCGCCTCCTCGGTTCTGCTGCTGACCCGGGTCGAGCGCCACCCGGCGGACCTCGACCCCGCGCCGGAGCAGGCCGTGGCCCTCCGCCGGCTGCTCACGACAGACTCCGCGGACCTGTACGCACGCCTCCTCGAACGCCATCT
This genomic interval carries:
- a CDS encoding 1,4-beta-glucanase, producing MFLPPSRPGRRAVLTAGAAAGLAAVPALHGTATAADSPAGTVKQPAAAGATQAHRWRNVVIGGTGFVTGVLFHPRVEGLAYARTDIGGAYRWDARKRSWTPLNDDLGWDDHNLLGVEAMAVDPHHPDRLYLAVGTYTQSWAGNGAVLRSDDRGTTWSRTDLPVKLGANEDGRGAGERLIVDPRDSDTLWLGSRHDGLWRSTDRGATWARADFPAEPSPTGQGVTFLVAAGRVLYASWADGGATLRRSRDGVRWEDVPGLPGGAAARVPIRAAYDEASHALYVTFADAPGPNGQSDGGVHRLDTVTGAWTDVTPVRPGGTADDGSRDTFAYGGVAVDARRPGTVVVTTNNRWAQVDTVFRSTDGGRSWVSLKDSAVLDVSETPYLRWGEPQPKFGWWIQTVAVDPFDSRHIVYGTGATLYGTRDLVHWAPEIRGLEESSVRQLVSPPTGRARLISGLGDIGVMYHDSLTASPSRGMAGNPVFGTATGLALAARKPSYVVRTGWASGAGGAYSHDGGRTWQPFRSQPEIAATAPGPIAVSADGRVLLWSFVHWDGSTHATHRSADGGTTWAEVPTFPKGATPVADPVDPRHFYAYDTAAGTVYRSTDGGRTFTAGADGLASGDSQFRIAAAPGRCGDLWLSAKWNGLFRSTDGGRTFTRITSCWASYSLGFGKAAAGARYPAVFQVGATEQITAVYRSDDEGASWTRINDDAHQWGWIGETITGDPRRHGRVYLGTNGRGIQYADPA
- a CDS encoding beta-galactosidase; this translates as MPSLNDATGRRVFFGGDYNPEQWPEETWHEDVRLMKQAGVNSVTLGVFSWARIEPRPGAREFGWLDRLTDLMHGNGIGVVLATPTASPPPWMGSRHPETLPRGEDGSVIWYGSRQHFCPSSPVYREYAAAITEDLAARYGDHPALRMWHINNEYCTFCYCEETARHFRRWLRAKYPSLDALNDAWGTAFWSQRYGDWEEIIPPRRAQYLRNPACTLDFRRFTSDALLECYVAERDIVSARTPRLPVTTNFMAFWTGQDAWRWAEEEDVVSVDSYPDPRDPLGGQYGAMIQDMTRSQARGPWMLMEQAAGPVNFRGVNHPKPRGLNRLWSMQAVARGADAVCYFQWRQSRQGAEKFHSAMVTHAGEQGRTYQEIKQIGADLSGIGEHVAGAGVSADVAILHDWNSWWAGDQEGRLSRELDHPAVVRAWHRALWEAGLATDFAHPEHDLGAYRLVVVPHLYLLTDTAVDNLVGYVRGGGTLVSGFLTGAADGDNRIRPGGMDERLRELFGIATVHEWWPLEAGETVDCDGPEPFEGTVWSEELQASTADTVAVYSSGELAGLPAVLRRGSAWYVSTLPGPAPLRDLLARVADDAGVRPVLADRPAGLEAVRRGDLLFLLNHAPGPVTVTVPGHHRDLLTGEMTDGPVRLGRHGVAVLKEERP